The nucleotide window ACGCGTACCTCGGACGGATCGAACGGATCAACCCTCGGATCAACGCCTACTGCACCGTGGTGGCAGCGCAGGCCCGCGAGGCAGCAGCGGAAGCGGAGGCGGCGGTCCGCCGCGGGGACCAACTCGGCCCGTTGCACGGCGTGCCGTTCTCGCTCAAGGATTTGACCCCCTCCAAAGGGATTCGGACGACCATGGGGTCGAAGATCTTCGAACACAATATCCCCGAGGAGGATGCGGTCCTCGTGGAGCGGCTTCGCGGCGCAGGGGCGATCTTGCTCGGCAAGACGAACACCCCCGAGTTTGGCTGTAAGCCGTTCACCGACAACCGGCTGTTTGGAGCAACGGCGAATCCTTGGGCGCTCACCCGTTCCGCGGGCGGATCGAGCGGGGGGGCAGCCGCGTCCGTGGCCGCCGGTCTCGGCCCGATGGCGGAGGGCAGCGATCTCGCCGGATCGATCCGCCATCCCGCCGCGTGGTGCGGCGTCGTCGGGTTCAAACCCACCCAGGGCCGGATCGCGCGGTACCCAAATGCAACTGCCTGGAACGCCATGTCCTCGAACGGCCCGATCACGCGGACGGTCGCCGACGCCGCGCTGATGTTCTCGGCCATGGCCGGGCCCGACCCTCGAGATCCGCTTGCGCTGCCGCATACAGGTGAGGACTGGACCTCGCTCCCGTCCCAGGCGGATGTGCGCGGCCGGCGCGTGGCCTGGACACCGGACCTCGGCGGAGCCGCGGCCGTGGATCCGGCCGTCGCCTCGATCTGCCGAACCGCA belongs to bacterium and includes:
- a CDS encoding amidase family protein, with product MNTEELCWIPATELARLVRTKDVSPVEIIDAYLGRIERINPRINAYCTVVAAQAREAAAEAEAAVRRGDQLGPLHGVPFSLKDLTPSKGIRTTMGSKIFEHNIPEEDAVLVERLRGAGAILLGKTNTPEFGCKPFTDNRLFGATANPWALTRSAGGSSGGAAASVAAGLGPMAEGSDLAGSIRHPAAWCGVVGFKPTQGRIARYPNATAWNAMSSNGPITRTVADAALMFSAMAGPDPRDPLALPHTGEDWTSLPSQADVRGRRVAWTPDLGGAAAVDPAVASICRTATRAFTDLGCIMDEASPEIGNIRDSFLALNAGLRQATVGKYLDQWREEMDPILVRRIEISRTLTAPDIGRAEVERTAYHHRLRRFFEEYDLLLCPTTATTASPLDALLPKEIAGRTLRDHLDMLVLTYAFNFSGYPAISVPCGATNDGLPVGLQIVGGWRQDALVLKAAACFERTAPWANLRPPLH